The nucleotide sequence ATTTCGAACTTTTCTCGCTGCTTTTCTTCATTATAACAGATTGCTTTCGCTTTCACTTCGGGATTCAATAACCCTCAAAAGCTTGAAGCATAGCGTCGTGAGATTTTCAGCAGTAAACGGGTTTACATTCGATAGAACCACCACACCGGAATTTCTGCCGGGGTTGATGGCAAGCGCAGAAGTATATCCGCCGGTTGCACCATTGTGCCAATAAATCGGTTCGCCGCTTTTGCGATAAGCAATTTGCCAGCCATAGCCGACCCCGCTGCTTTCATTCACGCGGAAGGTTTCTCTACGCGATTGATCTAATATCTCAATTAACGCTGTAGGCGTGAGCCCTAAAGCCGCTTGCACTAAACGCGACAAATCCTTTACAGAAGATAGAATCGCTCCCGCGGGGGCAGAGACAGCAAAATCCCAATTGGTTGCCTCGCCGCCAAATAAGTTAATCCCCTTCACAAGCTTACCTTCAATTGCATCTCGTTTAGTGGTGCTTTGCGTCATGCCAAGCGGTTGAAAAATTCGTTCTTGCAGCAACACCTCATAACTTTTACCGGTTCGCCTCACCAACGCTTCTCCCAAAAGCGATGCACCCAAATTGGAGTAACTTTCTGTGGTGCCCGGTATGGTATCCAATTCCATTTCATTTTTCAAATAGTTTTCAAGCGCCTCTTGTGTAAACGAACGATAAGGGTTGTACTTAAAACTCGTGATAAATTCAATCATTGGTTTTATAGATGAACCCGCCACGCGCGGCAAGCCGGATGTGTGATTGGAGAGATGGGTCAGTGTTACCGGCGTGCCGGCTCGCTCACCCGCTTTTAAGGGGAAAGGGAAAAACTGTTGCAATGAATCATTCAGCCCCACTTCTCCGCGCGAAACAGACGAAAGAAATAAAATTGAGGTAAAGAGTTTGGTAATGGAGCCAATTTCATAAATATTCTCGGCGTTCTCGATTGTCAGCAGTTCATTGGCTGAAACTCGCACTCCGTAAAACTCAACGAGGCTATCTTTCACCACCGCAATGGCGAGTTCCGCCCCTTCGGGGTACTCTTGAAGATAAGTGGAAAGGGTATCGGTGAAGGCTTGGGTTATCACGGGATACTTGCTAATCAATGAATTTTTTATTTCACTATTCTGATTGGAACAGCTAAAACAGAGAAAAAATAAACAAAGAGCTCCCCCAAATTTTATGAAAATGGACTTGAGTTTCATTCTTTCAGTTTTTGAAATTAAAAAGGGTTACCCTTTCGAGTAACCCTTTTGAAATGATTTGAGTTTCAGATCTATTTTGTTCGATGATTGTTCATTTCACCCAAGCGGCCGTTGTAGCGACTGACGCCGGCGTAAATATTATTAATCATCCCGATTTTCTGTAAGCGGTCTTCCGCAAGGGCAATTGCCGCGGAATTCGGGAGGATGTTATCGCGTTTGGCTACTCTTAAAATATCGCGAATGACATCATAGATTTCCTTCACTTGCGAGAGCGCGCGTTCGCGGTTGTAGCCTTCAAGTTCATTGGCCACATTAATCAGCCCACCGGAGTTAATCACAAAATCGGGCACATACAAAATGCCTTTATCGATGAGCATTTGCTCGTGAAACCCTTCGTCCTTCAATTGATTATTAGCGCAGCCTGCCACAATATCTACTTTCAGTTTTGGAATGGTGTCGCTATTAAGCACGCCACCAAGCGCTGCCGGACAAAAGATGGCACCTTCAAGATTAAATATTTCATCGGGCTTGACATACTCAGCGCCGTATTCTGTCACTATTCTGCGAGCCTTTTCTTCGAAAATATCGGTGATTTTCACGATTGCGCCTTCGCTGCGAAGATATCCGCAAAGGTGATACGCCACTTGCCCGGCGCCTTGAACAATTACCACTTTGCGGCTCAAGCTATCGTTGCCATATCGCTCGGCGCAAGCAGCTTTCATGCCCATATAAACGCCGAGTGCGGTGACGGGAGAAGGGTCGCCGCTACCGCCCAGCGCGCGAGAAATCCCCGTGACATACTTGGTTTCCATCCGCACCATTTCCATATCGCGCACATCGGTGCCGACATCCTCGGCTGTGATATAGCGGCCGGCAAGCCCTTCGACAAAGCGGCCGTAGGTTCGGAAAAGGGCTTCTGATTTGTGCTTTTTGGAATCACCGATAATCACGGCTTTTCCGCCGCCCAAATTAAGGCGCGCAACAGCGGCTTTGTAAGTCATTCCGCGAGAAAGGCGTAGGGCATCGATAATTGCTTCGTTATCGGTTGCATAAGTCCACATTCTTGTCCCACCTAAAGCTGGGCCAAGCGTGGTATTGTGGATAGCAATAATGGCTTTTAATCCAACTTTAGGGTCGGAGC is from Chloroherpetonaceae bacterium and encodes:
- a CDS encoding serine hydrolase domain-containing protein, producing the protein MISKYPVITQAFTDTLSTYLQEYPEGAELAIAVVKDSLVEFYGVRVSANELLTIENAENIYEIGSITKLFTSILFLSSVSRGEVGLNDSLQQFFPFPLKAGERAGTPVTLTHLSNHTSGLPRVAGSSIKPMIEFITSFKYNPYRSFTQEALENYLKNEMELDTIPGTTESYSNLGASLLGEALVRRTGKSYEVLLQERIFQPLGMTQSTTKRDAIEGKLVKGINLFGGEATNWDFAVSAPAGAILSSVKDLSRLVQAALGLTPTALIEILDQSRRETFRVNESSGVGYGWQIAYRKSGEPIYWHNGATGGYTSALAINPGRNSGVVVLSNVNPFTAENLTTLCFKLLRVIESRSESESNLL
- a CDS encoding Glu/Leu/Phe/Val dehydrogenase; translated protein: MTNFAVAPEEVVSLSLFEELQKFEHEQLVFCSDPKVGLKAIIAIHNTTLGPALGGTRMWTYATDNEAIIDALRLSRGMTYKAAVARLNLGGGKAVIIGDSKKHKSEALFRTYGRFVEGLAGRYITAEDVGTDVRDMEMVRMETKYVTGISRALGGSGDPSPVTALGVYMGMKAACAERYGNDSLSRKVVIVQGAGQVAYHLCGYLRSEGAIVKITDIFEEKARRIVTEYGAEYVKPDEIFNLEGAIFCPAALGGVLNSDTIPKLKVDIVAGCANNQLKDEGFHEQMLIDKGILYVPDFVINSGGLINVANELEGYNRERALSQVKEIYDVIRDILRVAKRDNILPNSAAIALAEDRLQKIGMINNIYAGVSRYNGRLGEMNNHRTK